In a single window of the Oscillospiraceae bacterium genome:
- the mraY gene encoding phospho-N-acetylmuramoyl-pentapeptide-transferase — MDKLAIGFAVAFIVSALSGLFLVPMLQRFKMKQQILEIGPKWHMSKQGTPMMGGLMFIIGTIVASVLLGIQSQQREWLLILVFALLNSAIGLIDDLAKVKRKQNRGLSVLQKLFLQLAFSAAFITALYWMNLMESGVYIPFTNITLILPWVLFLLLAILYNTFIVNAVNLTDGVDGLCTGVTIPIALFFVLVAVSRGTPDMAIFPVALAGGLLGFLLYNFNPAKVFMGDTGSLFLGGAVCGMAMAFEMPLILIVVAVAYIIEALSVVIQVSYFKASGGKRVFKMTPIHHHFEMSGWSEKKLFFVFTLGTVLLCTIAYIWAI, encoded by the coding sequence ATGGATAAATTGGCGATCGGATTTGCCGTAGCATTTATTGTTAGCGCGCTGTCAGGACTATTCCTTGTGCCAATGCTGCAGCGGTTTAAGATGAAGCAGCAGATTTTAGAAATTGGTCCGAAATGGCATATGAGCAAACAAGGCACACCTATGATGGGCGGACTGATGTTTATTATCGGCACAATAGTTGCCAGTGTATTGTTGGGCATACAAAGCCAACAGCGTGAATGGTTGCTCATTCTTGTTTTTGCATTACTCAATAGTGCCATTGGCTTGATAGATGACCTGGCCAAAGTCAAGCGCAAGCAAAATCGCGGACTGTCGGTACTGCAAAAGCTATTTTTGCAATTGGCATTTTCGGCGGCGTTTATCACGGCATTGTACTGGATGAATTTGATGGAGTCGGGCGTGTATATTCCTTTCACAAATATCACACTTATATTGCCATGGGTCTTGTTTTTGCTGTTGGCGATCCTGTACAATACCTTTATCGTCAATGCCGTCAATTTGACAGACGGCGTCGACGGGCTTTGCACAGGGGTGACCATTCCCATCGCGCTGTTTTTTGTGTTGGTTGCCGTATCACGCGGAACGCCGGATATGGCAATATTCCCCGTGGCGCTGGCAGGCGGTTTATTGGGGTTTTTATTGTATAATTTCAACCCTGCTAAGGTTTTTATGGGCGATACCGGGTCGCTCTTTCTTGGTGGCGCAGTGTGTGGTATGGCGATGGCCTTTGAAATGCCTTTAATTCTAATTGTCGTGGCTGTGGCGTATATTATAGAGGCATTATCGGTCGTGATACAAGTGAGTTATTTCAAAGCATCAGGCGGCAAGCGTGTGTTCAAAATGACGCCCATTCACCATCACTTTGAAATGAGTGGTTGGAGCGAGAAAAAGTTGTTTTTTGTATTTACATTGGGTACGGTGTTGCTTTGCACCATTGCGTATATTTGGGCGATATAA
- a CDS encoding putative lipid II flippase FtsW: MQDVRPRQQATQPEARGEDVAYGHIDLPFLLLMLAISAIGIIMMFSASYASAVRSGLPPSYFFLRQGQFYLAGLVIMGILSRVNYQIYKMAAPFILVGVTVLLALVLIAGESRGGARRWFNLGFQFQPSELAKLGIVIIFATMIVMFGRRMEKFKYGVLPFGFILLLFCGLVLLQPHLSGAIIIGSAGMAMMFVGGVKKRFFAILIAGGTTAAFLAWQYMPHVRSRIRVWQDPFIAPRGAGFQPIQSLYAIGPGGLFGLGLGQSRQKFGSLPERHNDYIFSIVAEELGFVGASLIIILFILLIWRGFWLALQMRDRFGKLLVCGIMTLLSLQTFLNIGVVTNLLPATGVSMPFFSYGGTALVVQLAQMGIVLNVSKYIPAKREG; this comes from the coding sequence ATGCAAGACGTCAGACCGCGACAGCAAGCTACACAACCAGAAGCCCGCGGCGAAGACGTTGCCTACGGGCACATTGATTTGCCTTTTTTGCTGCTGATGCTTGCCATTTCGGCTATTGGCATTATTATGATGTTTTCGGCGAGCTATGCCTCGGCGGTGCGAAGCGGATTACCGCCGAGTTATTTCTTTTTGCGACAAGGTCAGTTTTATCTCGCTGGGCTAGTTATTATGGGCATTTTAAGTCGTGTGAATTATCAAATTTATAAGATGGCGGCACCATTTATTCTTGTTGGTGTGACGGTGTTGCTGGCATTGGTGCTGATTGCCGGCGAGTCGCGCGGCGGTGCGCGACGGTGGTTTAATCTTGGCTTCCAATTCCAACCGTCGGAGCTGGCAAAGCTGGGTATTGTCATTATTTTTGCGACAATGATTGTCATGTTTGGGCGGCGGATGGAAAAATTTAAGTATGGCGTATTGCCGTTTGGCTTTATTTTGTTATTGTTCTGTGGATTGGTGCTGTTACAACCGCATTTGTCGGGTGCGATCATCATTGGCTCGGCGGGTATGGCGATGATGTTTGTCGGTGGGGTTAAGAAACGATTTTTTGCTATTTTGATTGCTGGTGGCACGACGGCAGCCTTTTTGGCGTGGCAGTATATGCCGCATGTTCGGTCGCGCATTAGGGTTTGGCAAGATCCATTTATTGCCCCGCGCGGGGCGGGGTTTCAGCCTATCCAATCGTTGTATGCCATCGGGCCGGGCGGACTGTTTGGGTTAGGTTTAGGACAAAGTCGTCAAAAATTTGGTAGCTTGCCTGAGCGGCATAATGACTACATCTTTTCGATTGTCGCCGAAGAGCTTGGCTTTGTCGGGGCATCGTTGATTATTATCTTGTTCATTTTACTTATTTGGCGTGGTTTTTGGCTGGCATTGCAAATGCGGGACAGGTTTGGAAAACTGCTTGTCTGCGGCATTATGACGTTGTTGTCGTTGCAGACGTTCTTGAACATCGGTGTTGTCACCAATTTGCTGCCTGCAACGGGTGTAAGTATGCCATTTTTCAGTTATGGCGGCACGGCACTGGTGGTACAGTTGGCACAAATGGGTATTGTGCTGAATGTATCGAAATACATTCCGGCAAAGAGGGAAGGGTAG
- a CDS encoding UDP-N-acetylmuramoyl-L-alanyl-D-glutamate--2,6-diaminopimelate ligase, which produces MQLSQLISHNLSTDCDITVVVDDSRRAVPGALFVAVKGADSDGHDYIDAAMRNGCVVVVCERPNDYPHILVEDARAALVQIAANFYGNPAKQLTMVGVTGTNGKTSVTKITADLLGKLSGMPCGRIGTSGVYIGEQYSESERTTPGTLELQEILARMVKVGCRYCVMEVSSHALDQRRVGGLQFQTAAFTNLTQDHLDYHGTMENYYQAKRKLFDICDFAIVNIDDVYGLRLFGEIGCLKQSIAVDNADADWRAQDVKLKSDCVEFGYDNSVFVWHTPGKFSVYNALTAIAICAHVGYAPSDVAAVMQVLHPTAGRMEAQPLQGAQFTCVVDFAHTPDAIANALRAARGFTRGKLIALFGCGGDRDAKKRSLMAQAACQAADYVIITSDNPRYEEPMAIIDDILTGASGEFTVECDRQTAIRRALQKARAGDVVMVLGKGDENYLDIKGVKYPYSDAEAIAAAWEALQHG; this is translated from the coding sequence ATGCAACTATCCCAGCTCATCTCTCATAATCTTTCAACTGACTGCGACATCACTGTTGTGGTTGATGACTCACGCCGTGCCGTACCCGGCGCGCTCTTTGTTGCTGTCAAAGGTGCTGACAGCGATGGGCATGATTATATCGACGCTGCCATGCGCAACGGCTGTGTTGTCGTAGTGTGCGAACGACCGAATGACTATCCGCATATTTTGGTCGAGGATGCGCGTGCCGCATTGGTACAGATTGCTGCTAACTTTTACGGAAATCCCGCGAAACAACTGACCATGGTAGGCGTGACCGGCACAAACGGCAAAACTTCGGTGACTAAGATTACCGCTGATTTGCTTGGTAAGCTGAGCGGTATGCCGTGCGGCCGCATTGGAACGAGTGGCGTATACATCGGCGAACAATACAGTGAAAGTGAACGTACCACGCCCGGTACATTGGAGTTGCAGGAAATCTTAGCACGCATGGTCAAAGTCGGCTGCCGATATTGCGTCATGGAAGTATCTTCTCACGCTCTCGATCAACGCCGCGTGGGCGGTTTGCAGTTTCAAACGGCAGCATTTACAAATTTAACGCAAGACCATCTCGACTACCACGGTACGATGGAGAATTATTACCAAGCCAAGCGCAAGTTGTTTGACATTTGTGATTTTGCTATAGTTAATATTGATGATGTTTACGGATTGCGTTTGTTCGGCGAAATTGGTTGCTTGAAACAGTCGATTGCTGTTGATAATGCCGACGCCGACTGGCGGGCGCAGGATGTTAAGCTCAAAAGTGATTGCGTGGAATTCGGCTATGATAATTCGGTATTTGTTTGGCACACGCCCGGGAAATTTTCGGTTTATAACGCCCTGACTGCCATTGCCATTTGTGCGCATGTTGGCTATGCGCCGAGTGATGTTGCGGCTGTCATGCAAGTATTGCACCCAACAGCCGGACGCATGGAAGCTCAGCCTTTACAGGGCGCGCAGTTTACGTGTGTTGTAGATTTTGCACATACACCTGATGCCATTGCTAATGCTTTGCGGGCAGCGCGGGGCTTTACGCGGGGAAAATTGATAGCCTTGTTCGGTTGTGGCGGTGACCGCGATGCCAAAAAGCGATCTTTAATGGCGCAAGCAGCGTGTCAAGCTGCCGATTACGTTATCATTACCAGTGATAACCCGCGCTATGAAGAGCCGATGGCAATCATTGATGATATTTTAACCGGCGCGAGCGGTGAATTTACTGTGGAGTGTGACCGACAGACGGCCATTAGACGAGCTTTGCAGAAGGCGCGGGCCGGCGATGTCGTCATGGTATTGGGCAAGGGTGACGAGAATTACTTAGACATCAAAGGCGTAAAATACCCGTATAGCGACGCGGAAGCAATCGCGGCGGCATGGGAGGCGTTACAGCATGGATAA